From one Solanum stenotomum isolate F172 chromosome 12, ASM1918654v1, whole genome shotgun sequence genomic stretch:
- the LOC125849166 gene encoding uncharacterized protein At5g19025-like has translation MVCCESSVLPVDQEITVAKSQQLGKINQIQKKKNMPNSKNYSGCQQSRYALIDVMILIAVIGACGVLLYPSVNLLVNKISEFIRLISSELKEEIFEAPGLYICLGLSILFAGIALCAVAVCTGRRCGKPGCRGLKKAAEFDIQLETEDCVKNSNLTAAKDGVNKKGLFELPRDHHKELEAELKRMAPRNGRAVLIFRGRCGCSVGTMEVPGPKKTRKVKK, from the coding sequence ATGGTCTGTTGTGAGAGTTCTGTACTGCCAGTTGACCAAGAAATAACAGTGGCTAAATCCCAGCAATTGGGGAAAATCAATCAaatccaaaagaaaaagaacatgCCTAATTCCAAGAATTATTCTGGTTGTCAGCAATCTCGTTATGCTTTGATTGATGTAATGATTTTGATTGCTGTGATTGGTGCTTGTGGGGTTTTGCTGTATCCTTCTGTTAATCTTTTGGTGAATAAAATATCTGAATTTATCAGATTGATCAGTTCTGAGTTGAAAGAAGAGATTTTTGAAGCTCCAGGTTTATACATCTGTTTAGGACTTAGTATTTTATTTGCTGGAATAGCTCTTTGTGCAGTTGCAGTATGTACTGGCAGGAGATGTGGGAAACCAGGTTGTCGTGGGCTTAAGAAAGCTGCTGAATTTGATATTCAATTAGAGACAGAAGATTGTGTTAAGAACTCAAATCTTACAGCAGCAAAAGATGGAGTTAATAAGAAGGGATTATTCGAGTTACCTCGCGATCATCATAAAGAATTGGAAGCTGAGCTTAAAAGGATGGCACCTCGTAATGGAAGAGCTGTACTGATATTTCGAGGGAGATGTGGATGCTCTGTAGGTACAATGGAAGTGCCTGGACCCAAAAAGACTCGAAAGGTTAAGAAATAG